A single Microbacterium protaetiae DNA region contains:
- a CDS encoding FABP family protein, which yields MIEIPTDLPAELAPLAWLRGVWEGTGVIDYEADGHHFSAEFTHRVSFSTGDGGYLNYSADAWTGDGDERAPLLAEVGYWRLARPQTAADPGPALLPARTAPVALTADDIEKLRNAEGGFDIEVALVHADGTSELSLGQVRGPRIDVATDAVVRPATAKAYTAASRMYGLVEGHLLWAWDVAALGAPMASHASARLAKVQ from the coding sequence GTGATCGAGATCCCGACCGATCTGCCCGCCGAGCTGGCGCCCCTCGCCTGGCTGCGGGGGGTGTGGGAGGGCACCGGGGTCATCGACTACGAGGCAGACGGTCATCACTTCTCCGCGGAGTTCACCCACCGCGTTTCGTTCAGCACAGGCGACGGCGGCTATCTCAACTACTCGGCCGACGCCTGGACGGGTGATGGCGACGAGCGGGCGCCCCTGTTGGCCGAGGTCGGCTACTGGCGGCTCGCTCGCCCGCAGACTGCGGCCGACCCCGGGCCGGCCCTGTTGCCGGCGCGCACGGCCCCGGTCGCCCTGACCGCCGACGACATCGAGAAGCTCCGCAACGCCGAGGGCGGCTTCGACATCGAGGTGGCGCTGGTTCATGCCGACGGCACCAGCGAACTCTCGCTCGGGCAGGTGCGCGGTCCGCGCATCGACGTGGCCACCGACGCCGTGGTGCGCCCGGCGACCGCGAAGGCGTACACCGCGGCATCCCGCATGTACGGGCTGGTCGAGGGCCATCTGCTGTGGGCGTGGGATGTCGCGGCCCTGGGTGCTCCGATGGCCTCGCATGCCTCCGCCCGCCTGGCGAAGGTTCAGTGA